DNA sequence from the Lagenorhynchus albirostris chromosome 5, mLagAlb1.1, whole genome shotgun sequence genome:
TTTAAGCATCACTTGTATTTCTTCAGATTACACATGAtgatgatagaaaagatgatagATGATGAAGATGATAGAAAATTCACTTGTATTTCTTCAGATTACACATGATGATGATAGAAAAgacaattatattttcatttatcccACGTGCTACCAACAAAGTTGAGAGGTAGCCTGAAATACTCAAGTGTGAGTGTAGGTGCAATTCAGCACCCGCCCTTCCCTATTCCTCCCTTAAAGTATTTTGAGTTAAGAAAATAGGGGAAAGAGAGGTTGAGGATTAATTAATTGCTGCTCCAGGGGAAGGGAAGAATACTCTTCCAAAGGAGCAAGAAGGGCAGAATTAGACTTTTGTTCTAGAGAGTGACTAACAAACAGGGTCAGAACAGAATAAACAGGAAAGAGCTGCTTTAACCAGGCAAACGGCACTACAGCACTGTTCTCCCCGTCTGccttagcaaaacaaaacagtatttaCACAGAACGACAGCCTGCAATGTCAAAATGCATATCAAATAGGATGGTCAAAAAGACACCACATGTACAGCTCATTTCCATTAGTACCTTTCTCATCACCCCCAGTGATTTCCAGGTATGGAGGAGGGATGtagtttgggaaaaaaaaaaaccctccctgATTGGAGGGTaggggagcaggggagagggATGCTGAGTGGATTCACTGGGTGCTTATGTGTCAAGAACTCGGAGTAGAGGTCTAACTCGAATCTGAGATTTCTAAAAGTCAGAACCAAAGAAAATATGTGAGGATGTCATTGTTCCTTGTCGTCCCTCGGTGTCCTAAGGGATTAGTTCCAGGACCCACTCGGATCCCAATATCCGTGGATGCTCAAGGCCCTTATATAAAACaacatagtatttgcatataaccaaTGCACGTCCTCCTTGCATCCTTTAAATCACCCCTAGACCAcgtataatacctaatacaatgtaaatgctatataaacagCTGTAAATACCATGTAAAAGCTATGAAATAGTTGCCAGGGCAcggaaaattcaagttttgctttgtgaaactttctggatttttttgggggggggggtacgcgggcctctcactgtcgtggcctctcccattgcggagcacaggctccggacgcgcaggctcagcggccatggctcacggacccagctgctccgcggcatgtgggatcttcctggaccggggcacgaacccgtgttccctgcatcggcaggtggactgtcaaccactgcgccaccagggaagccctctactggCCTTCTTTACATCCACAACTCTCTGGGGGATTTAAGGAAAAATGCaatttttgtttcgttttttggccacgcagcttgcgggatctcagttccctgaccagggactgaacccaggtcaTGGCAGTAAAAGCCCAGAATactaaccactaagccaccagggaactccccaaaatgcagtattttaaagtactatttttttcctaatgttttcTCGGTGTTTATGGTAAGATCAATGATCTTTTGCAACCTTCCACATCCAACCTGAAAATAGAATCAAAAGAGgcatttctaaaaattgaaattagacaatccttcttttaaaatataagtcaaCCTGTTAGGAGAAAGAGGGGTATTCTCCCAACATGAAACACAAAAGCCTACATTTTATGTTGTGTCGTAGTGAGCACTCAATTTAATCAACTAAACTTTATTTCTCTTAAGGATACCAAATCTGGTGGCaagtaaactgatttttttttgtttcttttcacaaTATTTCAGATTTTGAATATTTGAACTTTCCATCAGAATAATGTCAAATGACAGCACAAAATCAGAACATTCATCTAGAATTCATCAGAAAAATGATCCACAACAGGTCTCTGATAGAACATTTTTCATTGACGCTTCTAATCAGAGCTTGCTTACCATTCCAGCGGAGATTTTAGGCTTACGAGAATTAGAGGAAGTGCATCTGGAAAACAACCAGATTGCAGAAATCCCCAAGGATATTCAGCATTTAAGGGATGTCAGGATCCTCTACCTGAACAAGAACAAGCTGAAGAATCTGTGCCCCGAGCTGGGGAAGCTGAGCAACCTGGAGGGCCTGGACCTGAGCGACAACCCGCTCCTGGCCTCGTCCCTTCGGGTCCTCGGCGGCATCCGCAAGTTGCGTGAGCTCCGCCTCTACCGCACGGACCTGGCGGAGATCCCCACCCTCGTCTGTAAACGCCTTCACCACCTCGAGCTGCTCGGACTGGCGGGAAACCACCTGAAATCTCTGCCCAAGGAAATAGTGAACCAGACCAAACTGAGGGAGATCCACCTGAAGCAAAACCAATTTGAAGTTTTCCCTCTGGAGCTGTGTGGTCTCTTCAACCTGGAGATCATCGACCTGGATGAGAACAAGCTAAGTGCCATCCCAGAAGAGATTGGGAACCTGACGAAGCTGAAGAAGCTCTACGTGGCCTACAACAGCCTGCCTGCTCTCCCGGAGTCGCTGTGCCAGTGCTCCAAGCTGTCGGTGCTGGATTTATCCCACAATCGCCTCCACTCCGTCCCGCACACCCTGGCCGAGCTCTCGCAGGTGACGGAGATTGGGCTGAGCGGGAACCACCTAGAGAAGGTGCCGCACGTCCTTTGCAGGTGGACCTCGCTGCACCTGCTCTACCTGCACAACACCGGCCTGCGGGTGCTGCGCCGCCCCTTCCGACGCCTGGTTAACCTGCGCTTCCTCGATCTCAGCCAAAACTATCTGGAACGCTGTCCATTGCAGATCTGTGAGCTGCAGAACCTGGAAATCCTGGCGCTGGATGATAATAAAATATGCAAGGTACCGATCCCCTTCCTGGCTGTCGCTATGCTCCCACCAAGGGCCCTTCCAGCCCTAAGCTGGTGTAGTTCTGTGTCTAAACATCAGGAAATTCGAACTGAGTTTACGAGTGAAAATCCGGGGTTAACAGATATATCCAATAGGGTCACCATTTATGTTACTTTTCCCGCTCTGAATAGCAATAGTGATCATAAATGGTAGCTGATGTTTACTTACAATATGTACGTGCCGGTCACTGGGctaaatgttttacatgtattgatattatcccatttaatcctcacaataacttttTGATGTGGGTGATATTGTCCTCAATGATCTATGAGGAACATGAGGCATGGGGAGCTTAACTAACTTGTCAAGGCCACACACCTGTACATGAGAGAGTCAGGATGCCAACCCACAGCACTGGGTTGCAGGGTTCATGTTCTTAACAAGACTACCTCCTAACGGGGTTTCCTGAAACAGCAGAGTTCTCTGACACATACAGCCTTAGGCTCTAATGTTCCATTCACGGGAAACTGCAAAATCAGTTTGTCCCTAGAGAAACTCTTCCACATGTGTGCAGGGAGGTGTGTTCAAAAACGTTCATGGTAACATTGTTGATAATCATGATGTACGGGAGATAATCTAAATGTCAGTTGGTAGAGGAATTCGCAAGTAAATTGCGgtatatttgtaaaatggaattacACAATAATTTAAGTGAACTGGAGTTATACGTGCCAATGTGGGTAGATCTCAAAAGTGTGatgtttattaaaaagtaaaacaccTAATGGCAGAATATTATATCACATATAAATCTTTAATCACACAAAActacatacacacaacacacaacacattttatggatatttttatatgtaataaaagtataaaaatatgtactggaaaaaaaactcacaaaattcCTAATAATGGCTGCCTCTTGGAAGAGGGAGGAAGTCAAGGAAATGAGGATGGGAtcataactcaatttttttttttttttttttgcggtacgcgggcctctcactgttgtggcctctcccgttgcggagcataggctctggacgcgcacgctcagcggccatggctcacgggcccagccgctccacggcatgtgggatcttcccggaccggggcatgaacccgtgtcccctgcatcggcaggtggactctcaaccactgcgccaccagggaagccccaagaactcAATTTTAATTGCAGTAGTTCATTTTGTTCATTAACGAAAGGTTTGGACGGCAGGTACAgatgctttttttaattttatatttttattgaaatatagttgatttacaatgttgtgttagtttcaggtgtacagcaaagtgattcagttgtgtatatatatgtttctttttcagatt
Encoded proteins:
- the LRRIQ4 gene encoding leucine-rich repeat and IQ domain-containing protein 4, which translates into the protein MSNDSTKSEHSSRIHQKNDPQQVSDRTFFIDASNQSLLTIPAEILGLRELEEVHLENNQIAEIPKDIQHLRDVRILYLNKNKLKNLCPELGKLSNLEGLDLSDNPLLASSLRVLGGIRKLRELRLYRTDLAEIPTLVCKRLHHLELLGLAGNHLKSLPKEIVNQTKLREIHLKQNQFEVFPLELCGLFNLEIIDLDENKLSAIPEEIGNLTKLKKLYVAYNSLPALPESLCQCSKLSVLDLSHNRLHSVPHTLAELSQVTEIGLSGNHLEKVPHVLCRWTSLHLLYLHNTGLRVLRRPFRRLVNLRFLDLSQNYLERCPLQICELQNLEILALDDNKICKLPSNFGLLSKLKILGLTGNQFPSFPEEILSLESLEKLYIGQDQGAKLTHMPECIRKLQSLKELYVENNHLEYLPVSLGSMPNLEILDCRCNLIKQLPDAICQAQALKELRLEDNLITHLPENLDSLVNLKVLTLMGNPMEEPPMTVCAEGAEAVRAYLKERRNMKTMATKIQAWWRGIMVRKGFGKFEDLLKLQKKGRNSPKDKKGKQDVKGKSVKKNKK